The following are encoded in a window of Peromyscus leucopus breed LL Stock chromosome X, UCI_PerLeu_2.1, whole genome shotgun sequence genomic DNA:
- the LOC119086636 gene encoding trichohyalin-like isoform X1, which yields MEPSTMLKQEVSPVEEEAMGPSPKKRCTEDMVSEAPVRVKEEREDPVRVKEEREDPVRVKEERESPVRVKEERESPVRVKEEREDPVRVKEEREDPVRVKEERESPVRVKEERESPVRVKEERESPVRVKKERESPVRVKEEREDPVRVKEERESPVRVKEEREDPVRVKEERESPVRVKEEREDPVRVKEEREDPVRVKEEREDPVRVKEEREDPVRVKEERESPVRVKEEREDPVRVKEEREDPVRVKEEREDPVRVKEEREDPVRVKEEREDPVRVKEEREDPVRVKEEREDPVRVKEEDVSDNEEAQVGMTEGDSKPPTVYLRKCDKKRLKSEAEDASPQGSLPDGALHLKEEVKVEAAEESASLEHSASPANAPATSSLAISCYVLPLGPEDANQEIKYALMAEIRRFGRHYGRIFELLEEVQGPLEVQIQFVKFAIKEAARFKRYHLISYLDEMLDKLMSESTIRGNLNLSA from the exons ATGGAGCCTAGCACAATGCTTAAACAGGAAGTTAGCCCTGTTGAAGAAGAAGCCATGGGTCCATCACCAAAGAAAAGGTGCACTGAGGACATGGTGTCAGAAGCTCCTGTCAGGGTGAAGGAAGAACGTGAAGATCCTGTCAGGGTGAAGGAAGAACGTGAAGATCCTGTCAGGGTGAAGGAAGAACGTGAATCTCCTGTCAGGGTGAAGGAAGAACGTGAATCTCCTGTCAGGGTGAAGGAAGAACGTGAAGATCCTGTCAGGGTGAAGGAAGAACGTGAAGATCCTGTCAGGGTGAAGGAAGAACGTGAATCTCCTGTCAGGGTGAAGGAAGAACGTGAATCTCCTGTCAGGGTGAAGGAAGAACGTGAATCTCCTGTCAGGGTGAAGAAAGAACGTGAATCTCCTGTCAGGGTGAAGGAAGAACGTGAAGATCCTGTCAGGGTGAAGGAAGAACGTGAATCTCCTGTCAGGGTGAAGGAAGAACGTGAAGATCCTGTCAGGGTGAAGGAAGAACGTGAATCTCCTGTCAGGGTGAAGGAAGAACGTGAAGATCCTGTCAGGGTGAAGGAAGAACGTGAAGATCCTGTCAGGGTGAAGGAAGAACGTGAAGATCCTGTCAGGGTGAAGGAAGAACGTGAAGATCCTGTCAGGGTGAAGGAAGAACGTGAATCTCCTGTCAGGGTGAAGGAAGAACGTGAAGATCCTGTCAGGGTGAAGGAAGAACGTGAAGATCCTGTCAGGGTGAAGGAAGAACGTGAAGATCCTGTCAGGGTGAAGGAAGAACGTGAAGATCCTGTCAGGGTGAAGGAAGAACGTGAAGATCCTGTCAGGGTGAAGGAAGAACGTGAAGATCCTGTCAGGGTGAAGGAAGAACGTGAAGATCCTGTCAGGGTGAAGGAAGAAG ATGTTTCTGACAACGAGGAAGCCCAGGTGGGGATGACAGAGGGTGATTCCAAGCCACCTACAGTCTATCTGCGAAAATGTGATAAAAAACGGCTGAAGTCTGAGGCAGAAGATGCCAGTCCACAAGGTTCTCTGCCTGATGGTGCTCTTCATCTCAAAGAGGAAGTTAAAGTCGAAGCTGCAGAGGAAAGTGCCAGCCTTGAGCACTCTGCAAGCCCTGCTAATGCACCAGCAACATCTTCACTGGCAATCAGCTGCTACGTGCTCCCACTGGGCCCAGAGGACGCTAATCAGGAAATAAAATATGCCCTGATGGCAGAAATCCGACGCTTCGGACGCC ATTATGGAAGGATTTTCGAGCTGCTTGAAGAAGTGCAGGGACCTCTGGAAGTCCAGATTCAGTTTGTTAAGTTTGCCATCAAGGAAGCCGCAAG
- the LOC119086636 gene encoding neurofilament heavy polypeptide-like isoform X3 produces MEPSTMLKQEVSPVEEEAMGPSPKKRCTEDMVSEAPVRVKEEREDPVRVKEEREDPVRVKEERESPVRVKEERESPVRVKEERESPVRVKKERESPVRVKEEREDPVRVKEERESPVRVKEEREDPVRVKEERESPVRVKEEREDPVRVKEEREDPVRVKEEREDPVRVKEEREDPVRVKEERESPVRVKEEREDPVRVKEEREDPVRVKEEREDPVRVKEEREDPVRVKEEREDPVRVKEEREDPVRVKEEREDPVRVKEEDVSDNEEAQVGMTEGDSKPPTVYLRKCDKKRLKSEAEDASPQGSLPDGALHLKEEVKVEAAEESASLEHSASPANAPATSSLAISCYVLPLGPEDANQEIKYALMAEIRRFGRHYGRIFELLEEVQGPLEVQIQFVKFAIKEAARFKRYHLISYLDEMLDKLMSESTIRGNLNLSA; encoded by the exons ATGGAGCCTAGCACAATGCTTAAACAGGAAGTTAGCCCTGTTGAAGAAGAAGCCATGGGTCCATCACCAAAGAAAAGGTGCACTGAGGACATGGTGTCAGAAGCTCCTGTCAGGGTGAAGGAAGAACGTGAAG ATCCTGTCAGGGTGAAGGAAGAACGTGAAGATCCTGTCAGGGTGAAGGAAGAACGTGAATCTCCTGTCAGGGTGAAGGAAGAACGTGAATCTCCTGTCAGGGTGAAGGAAGAACGTGAATCTCCTGTCAGGGTGAAGAAAGAACGTGAATCTCCTGTCAGGGTGAAGGAAGAACGTGAAGATCCTGTCAGGGTGAAGGAAGAACGTGAATCTCCTGTCAGGGTGAAGGAAGAACGTGAAGATCCTGTCAGGGTGAAGGAAGAACGTGAATCTCCTGTCAGGGTGAAGGAAGAACGTGAAGATCCTGTCAGGGTGAAGGAAGAACGTGAAGATCCTGTCAGGGTGAAGGAAGAACGTGAAGATCCTGTCAGGGTGAAGGAAGAACGTGAAGATCCTGTCAGGGTGAAGGAAGAACGTGAATCTCCTGTCAGGGTGAAGGAAGAACGTGAAGATCCTGTCAGGGTGAAGGAAGAACGTGAAGATCCTGTCAGGGTGAAGGAAGAACGTGAAGATCCTGTCAGGGTGAAGGAAGAACGTGAAGATCCTGTCAGGGTGAAGGAAGAACGTGAAGATCCTGTCAGGGTGAAGGAAGAACGTGAAGATCCTGTCAGGGTGAAGGAAGAACGTGAAGATCCTGTCAGGGTGAAGGAAGAAG ATGTTTCTGACAACGAGGAAGCCCAGGTGGGGATGACAGAGGGTGATTCCAAGCCACCTACAGTCTATCTGCGAAAATGTGATAAAAAACGGCTGAAGTCTGAGGCAGAAGATGCCAGTCCACAAGGTTCTCTGCCTGATGGTGCTCTTCATCTCAAAGAGGAAGTTAAAGTCGAAGCTGCAGAGGAAAGTGCCAGCCTTGAGCACTCTGCAAGCCCTGCTAATGCACCAGCAACATCTTCACTGGCAATCAGCTGCTACGTGCTCCCACTGGGCCCAGAGGACGCTAATCAGGAAATAAAATATGCCCTGATGGCAGAAATCCGACGCTTCGGACGCC ATTATGGAAGGATTTTCGAGCTGCTTGAAGAAGTGCAGGGACCTCTGGAAGTCCAGATTCAGTTTGTTAAGTTTGCCATCAAGGAAGCCGCAAG
- the LOC119086636 gene encoding neurofilament heavy polypeptide-like isoform X2 — translation MEPSTMLKQEVSPVEEEAMGPSPKKRCTEDMVSEAPVRVKEEREDPVRVKEERESPVRVKEERESPVRVKEEREDPVRVKEEREDPVRVKEERESPVRVKEERESPVRVKEERESPVRVKKERESPVRVKEEREDPVRVKEERESPVRVKEEREDPVRVKEERESPVRVKEEREDPVRVKEEREDPVRVKEEREDPVRVKEEREDPVRVKEERESPVRVKEEREDPVRVKEEREDPVRVKEEREDPVRVKEEREDPVRVKEEREDPVRVKEEREDPVRVKEEREDPVRVKEEDVSDNEEAQVGMTEGDSKPPTVYLRKCDKKRLKSEAEDASPQGSLPDGALHLKEEVKVEAAEESASLEHSASPANAPATSSLAISCYVLPLGPEDANQEIKYALMAEIRRFGRHYGRIFELLEEVQGPLEVQIQFVKFAIKEAARFKRYHLISYLDEMLDKLMSESTIRGNLNLSA, via the exons ATGGAGCCTAGCACAATGCTTAAACAGGAAGTTAGCCCTGTTGAAGAAGAAGCCATGGGTCCATCACCAAAGAAAAGGTGCACTGAGGACATGGTGTCAGAAGCTCCTGTCAGGGTGAAGGAAGAACGTGAAG ATCCTGTCAGGGTGAAGGAAGAACGTGAATCTCCTGTCAGGGTGAAGGAAGAACGTGAATCTCCTGTCAGGGTGAAGGAAGAACGTGAAGATCCTGTCAGGGTGAAGGAAGAACGTGAAGATCCTGTCAGGGTGAAGGAAGAACGTGAATCTCCTGTCAGGGTGAAGGAAGAACGTGAATCTCCTGTCAGGGTGAAGGAAGAACGTGAATCTCCTGTCAGGGTGAAGAAAGAACGTGAATCTCCTGTCAGGGTGAAGGAAGAACGTGAAGATCCTGTCAGGGTGAAGGAAGAACGTGAATCTCCTGTCAGGGTGAAGGAAGAACGTGAAGATCCTGTCAGGGTGAAGGAAGAACGTGAATCTCCTGTCAGGGTGAAGGAAGAACGTGAAGATCCTGTCAGGGTGAAGGAAGAACGTGAAGATCCTGTCAGGGTGAAGGAAGAACGTGAAGATCCTGTCAGGGTGAAGGAAGAACGTGAAGATCCTGTCAGGGTGAAGGAAGAACGTGAATCTCCTGTCAGGGTGAAGGAAGAACGTGAAGATCCTGTCAGGGTGAAGGAAGAACGTGAAGATCCTGTCAGGGTGAAGGAAGAACGTGAAGATCCTGTCAGGGTGAAGGAAGAACGTGAAGATCCTGTCAGGGTGAAGGAAGAACGTGAAGATCCTGTCAGGGTGAAGGAAGAACGTGAAGATCCTGTCAGGGTGAAGGAAGAACGTGAAGATCCTGTCAGGGTGAAGGAAGAAG ATGTTTCTGACAACGAGGAAGCCCAGGTGGGGATGACAGAGGGTGATTCCAAGCCACCTACAGTCTATCTGCGAAAATGTGATAAAAAACGGCTGAAGTCTGAGGCAGAAGATGCCAGTCCACAAGGTTCTCTGCCTGATGGTGCTCTTCATCTCAAAGAGGAAGTTAAAGTCGAAGCTGCAGAGGAAAGTGCCAGCCTTGAGCACTCTGCAAGCCCTGCTAATGCACCAGCAACATCTTCACTGGCAATCAGCTGCTACGTGCTCCCACTGGGCCCAGAGGACGCTAATCAGGAAATAAAATATGCCCTGATGGCAGAAATCCGACGCTTCGGACGCC ATTATGGAAGGATTTTCGAGCTGCTTGAAGAAGTGCAGGGACCTCTGGAAGTCCAGATTCAGTTTGTTAAGTTTGCCATCAAGGAAGCCGCAAG